A part of Limihaloglobus sulfuriphilus genomic DNA contains:
- the mnmA gene encoding tRNA 2-thiouridine(34) synthase MnmA encodes MQGRGMMRALLIFFKPMDIPRDIEPSTSSVLVAMSGGVDSSVAAALLQKQGFAVSGIYMITHDDFEQDLSDARRVAAALGIELEAVDLRSTFAETVIRYFVEEYKNARTPNPCVYCNRHIKFGKLIELARQRGADAFATGHYIRLRHTDSGSEVLTAKNTAKDQSYILCMVEPENLQRVIFPVGQFTKDRVRDMARELKLPIHDKADSQEICFVPDDDYPAMLEKLCPELKKEGLIVDTDGAALGRHEGIYKYTIGQRRGLGIALGEPAYVVRLEPHSNKVVLGSKEDLMQKVATVRDFNWLLVPPAEEFRAFVKIRYNHRGQWADIIVEDKDVLVRFEQPASAVTPGQACAVYLPEENAFKLLGGGWL; translated from the coding sequence ATGCAGGGCCGCGGTATGATGCGTGCCCTGCTTATTTTTTTCAAACCTATGGATATTCCCAGAGACATAGAACCGTCCACCTCGAGTGTGCTGGTCGCCATGAGCGGCGGTGTGGACAGCTCTGTCGCGGCGGCTCTGCTGCAAAAGCAGGGGTTTGCCGTCTCGGGGATTTACATGATCACCCATGACGATTTTGAACAGGACCTATCCGATGCCCGCCGGGTCGCGGCTGCCCTGGGCATTGAGCTGGAGGCGGTTGATCTTCGCAGCACATTTGCCGAGACGGTGATACGGTATTTCGTAGAGGAATACAAAAACGCCCGCACTCCAAATCCATGTGTCTATTGCAACAGGCATATCAAATTCGGCAAACTCATAGAACTTGCCCGCCAAAGGGGGGCTGATGCCTTTGCTACAGGGCATTATATTCGCCTCAGACACACAGACAGCGGCAGCGAGGTTTTGACCGCAAAGAATACTGCTAAAGATCAGTCTTATATTCTTTGTATGGTGGAACCGGAAAATTTACAAAGAGTTATTTTTCCCGTCGGGCAGTTCACAAAGGACAGAGTCAGGGATATGGCTCGCGAGCTTAAACTGCCGATACACGACAAGGCGGATTCACAGGAAATATGTTTTGTGCCCGATGATGATTATCCGGCGATGCTGGAGAAGCTCTGCCCGGAATTAAAAAAAGAGGGGCTTATCGTTGATACTGACGGGGCGGCTCTTGGAAGGCATGAGGGTATTTATAAATATACTATCGGCCAGAGAAGGGGGCTCGGAATCGCGCTTGGAGAGCCGGCGTATGTAGTCAGGCTTGAGCCGCATTCTAATAAGGTCGTCCTGGGCTCAAAAGAGGATTTGATGCAGAAGGTCGCAACGGTGCGGGATTTTAACTGGCTGCTGGTGCCGCCGGCGGAGGAATTCAGGGCGTTTGTCAAGATACGATACAACCATCGCGGCCAGTGGGCGGATATCATCGTAGAGGACAAGGATGTACTGGTACGTTTTGAACAGCCCGCCTCAGCAGTTACCCCCGGCCAGGCCTGCGCGGTTTACCTCCCCGAAGAAAACGCTTTCAAACTCCTCGGCGGCGGCTGGCTGTAG
- a CDS encoding 3-isopropylmalate dehydrogenase, translated as MNTYKIAVIPGDGTGPEVTAEAVKVLNAAEDKFGFKFEKTEYDLGGTRYLKTGETLSDETLEELRGYDSILLGAIGHPDIKPGILEKGVLLKARFGLDQYINLRPVKLFPGVETPIKGKGPKEIDYVVVRENTGGVYTGVGGNSQMGTANEVAVQSNVYTRFQVERCLRFAFDYARKYGKKARGAGEDNTLTLVGKTNVLTYVWGLWERAFNEIGDAEYPDIKRAYCHVDAACIYMIQCPEMFDIVVTGNMFGDIITDLGAITQGGLGIAAGGNINPEGVSMFEPIGGTAPSFTGLNQINPLAAILSGAMMIQTLGETEAAEAIENAVRWATANKLKSMAAAQMGYSTTEVGDMVAERIKN; from the coding sequence ATGAACACATACAAAATAGCAGTAATCCCCGGCGACGGAACCGGGCCGGAAGTAACAGCCGAGGCGGTAAAGGTACTTAACGCGGCAGAGGATAAGTTCGGCTTCAAGTTCGAAAAGACAGAATATGACCTGGGCGGCACCCGCTACCTGAAAACCGGCGAGACGCTCTCAGACGAGACACTCGAAGAGCTTCGCGGTTACGATTCGATCCTGCTCGGCGCGATCGGGCATCCGGATATTAAACCGGGGATCCTCGAAAAGGGAGTGCTTCTAAAGGCGCGCTTCGGTCTCGATCAGTATATAAACCTGCGTCCGGTGAAACTGTTCCCCGGAGTTGAGACACCGATTAAGGGCAAAGGCCCCAAAGAGATTGATTATGTTGTAGTCCGTGAGAATACCGGCGGGGTTTATACCGGCGTCGGCGGAAACTCGCAGATGGGTACAGCCAATGAGGTAGCCGTTCAGAGCAATGTATATACGCGTTTTCAGGTAGAACGCTGTCTGCGGTTTGCGTTTGATTATGCCCGCAAATACGGCAAAAAGGCCCGCGGCGCGGGTGAGGATAACACCCTGACCCTTGTCGGCAAGACAAACGTGCTGACCTATGTCTGGGGCCTGTGGGAACGTGCTTTCAACGAAATCGGCGATGCGGAATATCCGGATATTAAACGTGCGTACTGCCATGTTGACGCGGCGTGCATTTACATGATTCAATGCCCCGAGATGTTTGATATTGTAGTAACCGGCAACATGTTCGGCGATATTATAACAGACCTGGGAGCAATCACGCAGGGCGGTCTCGGCATCGCGGCCGGCGGCAATATCAACCCCGAGGGCGTGAGCATGTTCGAGCCGATCGGCGGGACAGCGCCTTCGTTTACAGGGCTTAACCAGATCAACCCGTTGGCGGCGATTCTTTCTGGAGCGATGATGATTCAGACACTCGGAGAGACAGAGGCGGCAGAGGCGATTGAAAATGCGGTACGCTGGGCAACGGCTAACAAGCTCAAGAGCATGGCCGCGGCGCAGATGGGCTACTCAACCACCGAGGTCGGCGACATGGTGGCTGAGAGAATTAAGAATTAA
- a CDS encoding four helix bundle protein has translation MREPAKTFQELIVWQKAHGFVIEVYKATETYPKAELFALTQQSEEIAKLISSYHKALAANS, from the coding sequence ATGCGTGAGCCGGCAAAAACATTTCAGGAACTGATCGTCTGGCAAAAAGCTCATGGATTTGTTATTGAGGTTTATAAAGCGACCGAGACATATCCTAAGGCTGAATTATTTGCCCTGACACAGCAGTCCGAAGAAATCGCAAAACTGATTTCATCGTATCATAAGGCTCTGGCCGCAAACTCCTGA
- the leuD gene encoding 3-isopropylmalate dehydratase small subunit (catalyzes the isomerization between 2-isopropylmalate and 3-isopropylmalate in leucine biosynthesis) has translation MAIAHVYQRDNVNTDEIIPARYLNTDNVEELASHCMEDLDPDFMKKAKAGDVVVCGEDFGCGSSREHAVWAIQGAKLSAVIANSFARIFYRNCIDCGFYPIELPDANKVINDGDDIDIDFKAGIIKSNTQDKEIEFKPLPDFALKIIEDGGLLDHIAKK, from the coding sequence ATGGCAATAGCACATGTTTATCAGCGTGATAATGTAAATACCGATGAGATAATTCCCGCAAGGTATTTAAATACTGACAATGTTGAAGAGCTCGCATCGCACTGCATGGAAGACCTTGATCCTGATTTCATGAAAAAGGCAAAAGCCGGCGATGTCGTGGTCTGCGGCGAGGATTTCGGCTGCGGCTCCAGCCGCGAACACGCGGTCTGGGCGATACAGGGGGCGAAGCTCTCGGCGGTTATCGCAAATTCATTTGCACGGATTTTCTACCGCAACTGCATCGACTGCGGCTTCTATCCAATAGAGCTTCCCGATGCCAACAAGGTGATAAATGACGGCGATGATATCGATATTGATTTCAAAGCCGGCATAATAAAGAGCAATACGCAGGACAAAGAAATAGAGTTCAAGCCGCTGCCTGATTTCGCCCTGAAGATTATAGAAGACGGCGGGCTCTTGGATCACATAGCGAAGAAATGA
- the ilvD gene encoding dihydroxy-acid dehydratase, translated as MNSDMIKSGFQKAPHRGLLSACGIDKSQIDKPFIAVANSFCEIVPGHAHLNKVAEVVKQAIRDAGGVPFEFNTIAVCDGIAMGHTGMKYSLASREIIADSVETMCRAHCFDGMVCIPNCDKVVPGMLMGAMRVNIPTVFVSGGPMMAGKSKDGKDVDLISIFEGVAEFNAGKIDQEKLDELECTGCPTVGSCSGMFTANSMNCLCEAIGIALPGNGTIPAVDPKRQDLYKRAGAQILKLVEMDLKPLDILNSKNIDNAFVLDMAMGGSTNTVLHALAVANEAGIEYNLNNINEISQKCPNICKVSPSSHWHMQDVNEAGGISAILKEISKTELLDMSRPTVTGKSLGENIADAQIKNTECIHTLENAYTKTGGLSILRGNLAPDGCVVKTAGVSKSMLTHSGPAVIFESQEEACDGILAGKVKAGDVVVIRYEGPKGGPGMQEMLSPTSYIMGAGLGDSVALITDGRFSGGTRGACIGHVSPEAAVGGPIGLVKEGDIIDIDILANRIEVKLSEAEFAERKKNWKKPEPRIKDGYLAKYAAMATSADTGAVLRW; from the coding sequence ATGAACAGTGATATGATTAAGAGCGGCTTCCAAAAGGCTCCTCACAGAGGGCTTCTTTCGGCTTGCGGTATAGATAAAAGCCAGATCGATAAGCCGTTTATTGCGGTAGCGAACAGTTTTTGCGAGATAGTTCCCGGCCATGCCCATCTAAACAAGGTGGCAGAGGTCGTCAAGCAGGCGATACGTGACGCCGGCGGTGTGCCGTTTGAGTTCAATACAATCGCCGTTTGCGACGGTATAGCCATGGGGCATACCGGTATGAAGTATTCCCTTGCTTCAAGGGAGATTATCGCAGATTCGGTTGAAACGATGTGCAGGGCGCATTGCTTTGACGGTATGGTATGTATTCCTAACTGCGACAAGGTCGTTCCCGGGATGCTTATGGGGGCGATGCGGGTTAATATCCCGACAGTATTTGTCTCGGGCGGCCCGATGATGGCGGGCAAGAGCAAAGACGGCAAGGATGTTGACCTGATAAGCATATTTGAAGGCGTTGCAGAGTTCAACGCCGGCAAGATAGACCAGGAAAAACTTGATGAGCTCGAATGCACGGGCTGCCCGACTGTCGGCAGCTGTTCGGGTATGTTCACCGCCAATTCGATGAACTGTCTGTGTGAGGCGATCGGAATAGCACTGCCTGGCAACGGCACAATACCGGCAGTTGACCCGAAACGCCAGGATCTATACAAAAGAGCCGGAGCCCAGATACTCAAACTCGTTGAAATGGACCTGAAACCTCTGGATATCCTCAACTCAAAGAACATAGACAATGCCTTTGTTCTGGATATGGCGATGGGCGGCTCAACAAATACCGTTCTGCACGCACTTGCCGTTGCCAACGAGGCGGGAATCGAATACAATCTCAACAATATAAACGAGATAAGCCAGAAATGCCCGAATATCTGCAAGGTTTCGCCTTCGAGCCACTGGCACATGCAGGATGTGAATGAAGCCGGCGGCATCAGCGCTATCCTCAAAGAAATCAGCAAGACAGAACTGCTCGATATGTCGCGGCCGACGGTTACCGGCAAGAGCCTCGGAGAAAATATCGCCGATGCCCAGATAAAAAACACCGAGTGCATCCACACGCTTGAGAACGCCTACACAAAGACCGGCGGTTTGAGTATTCTCCGCGGCAATCTCGCACCTGACGGCTGCGTTGTTAAGACAGCCGGCGTTTCCAAGTCTATGCTCACACACAGCGGGCCTGCGGTTATCTTCGAGAGCCAGGAAGAAGCCTGCGACGGCATCCTGGCGGGCAAGGTCAAGGCCGGCGATGTGGTTGTTATACGCTATGAAGGCCCCAAGGGCGGACCGGGAATGCAGGAAATGCTAAGCCCGACCAGCTATATCATGGGTGCCGGTCTCGGTGACAGCGTGGCACTGATCACCGACGGGCGTTTCAGCGGCGGCACACGCGGCGCATGTATAGGGCATGTCAGCCCCGAGGCAGCGGTCGGCGGACCGATCGGCCTTGTAAAAGAAGGCGACATCATAGACATAGATATCCTCGCCAACAGGATCGAGGTTAAGCTCAGCGAAGCAGAATTCGCCGAGCGTAAAAAGAACTGGAAAAAGCCCGAGCCGAGGATAAAGGACGGATATCTTGCCAAATATGCCGCGATGGCAACAAGTGCCGATACCGGAGCGGTTCTCAGGTGGTAA
- the nadB gene encoding L-aspartate oxidase: protein MQPEIRRYLTNIDTVSTQQFFTDVLVVGAGVSGLRAAIEASEKCSVTLVCKDTLEKSNSWLAQGGIASVLDKDDSLESHYEDTIRTGCGLCNNETVRLVVQNGPKLVHELKDWGTEFDMVGDKFAATLEGGHSFARIAHSHGDSTGRGITEALIRKARGIKNINIIEEFFTIDLITDQDKNCLGIIGYNSKLGTEIIWGGSTILATGGAGRLYRETTNPRVATADGLAMAYRAGAVLADLEMMQFHPTTLYIAGASRALITEALRGEGAILIDCNGDRFMSDYNPAGELAPRDIVSQSILSQMLKTNSTHVYLDVRHFKEGFFQKRFPYIYELCKDFDIDVRKDLIPVRPSAHYMIGGIKTDLQARTNIKGLFAVGEAAATGLHGANRLASNSLVEGLVFGQIAGKNAASDIDSAGIEAKRTRVNYHVPVSQRTVLDTADVRNSLRALMWRNIGITRHEKALQEAREIILFWQRYVMDKVFDDYEGWECQNMLTVAMLMAESAQKRKESRGVHYRRDYPEKKEDFAFHIETCMV from the coding sequence ATGCAGCCTGAAATAAGACGATATCTGACAAACATTGACACAGTATCGACACAGCAGTTTTTCACAGACGTGCTGGTAGTAGGTGCCGGCGTATCGGGACTTAGAGCGGCAATAGAAGCATCTGAAAAGTGCAGTGTTACCCTTGTCTGCAAGGATACCCTTGAAAAAAGCAACAGCTGGCTCGCGCAGGGCGGTATCGCATCAGTCCTTGACAAAGACGACAGTCTCGAGTCGCATTACGAAGATACAATCCGCACCGGATGCGGCTTATGTAACAATGAGACAGTCCGGCTGGTCGTGCAAAATGGGCCAAAACTGGTTCACGAGCTCAAAGACTGGGGAACAGAATTCGACATGGTCGGCGACAAATTCGCCGCGACGCTGGAAGGCGGACACTCCTTTGCCCGTATCGCCCACTCTCACGGCGACTCCACCGGCAGGGGCATAACCGAGGCTCTTATACGTAAAGCCCGTGGAATAAAGAACATAAATATAATTGAGGAATTTTTCACAATAGACCTTATAACCGATCAGGACAAAAACTGTCTGGGCATAATCGGCTATAACAGCAAACTTGGCACAGAGATAATCTGGGGCGGCTCGACAATTCTCGCAACCGGCGGAGCAGGAAGACTTTATCGCGAAACAACAAACCCCAGAGTTGCGACAGCCGACGGACTAGCTATGGCATACAGGGCAGGCGCGGTACTTGCAGACCTCGAAATGATGCAGTTTCACCCGACAACTCTTTACATTGCCGGCGCATCAAGGGCACTCATTACAGAAGCACTAAGAGGAGAAGGCGCGATACTTATAGACTGCAACGGCGATAGATTCATGTCCGATTATAATCCTGCCGGCGAGTTGGCGCCCAGAGACATTGTCAGCCAGTCAATTCTATCACAGATGCTCAAAACTAATTCCACGCACGTTTATCTCGATGTGCGGCATTTTAAAGAAGGTTTTTTCCAAAAACGCTTCCCATATATATACGAACTGTGCAAAGATTTTGATATTGATGTCCGCAAGGACCTTATACCAGTTCGCCCCAGCGCCCACTACATGATCGGCGGCATAAAAACAGACCTTCAGGCCAGAACAAATATTAAGGGCCTTTTCGCGGTTGGAGAGGCCGCGGCTACCGGCCTGCACGGCGCAAACAGGCTTGCCAGCAACTCACTTGTAGAGGGTCTCGTATTCGGACAGATAGCGGGGAAAAACGCAGCCTCGGACATTGATTCAGCAGGCATTGAAGCAAAACGCACCAGAGTGAACTATCATGTGCCGGTATCACAGCGAACTGTTCTGGACACGGCAGATGTAAGAAACTCGCTGCGTGCGCTGATGTGGAGAAATATCGGCATAACACGCCACGAAAAGGCACTGCAGGAAGCCCGGGAAATAATACTTTTCTGGCAGCGTTATGTCATGGACAAGGTTTTTGATGACTACGAGGGCTGGGAATGCCAGAACATGCTTACAGTCGCGATGCTTATGGCAGAATCCGCCCAAAAACGCAAAGAAAGCCGCGGCGTCCATTATCGCAGAGATTATCCCGAGAAAAAAGAAGATTTTGCTTTTCACATAGAAACCTGTATGGTTTAA
- a CDS encoding HIT family protein has product MNSTLMTLQKNNIWAPWRMAYIKDIEKSDECFLCAAREDRGDDREKYVLWRTELSIVVFNRFPYNNGHLLIAPKRHIPDLETAAVEEIFDIATLARDTQIILKKAISPQGFNVGLNIGRCAGAGLPGHLHMHIVPRWDGDTGFMSTCSEVEVISQSMDELYDMLIELSGEMNLPSKKCK; this is encoded by the coding sequence TTGAATAGCACTCTTATGACTTTGCAGAAGAACAACATCTGGGCGCCCTGGCGAATGGCGTATATCAAGGATATAGAAAAAAGCGATGAATGTTTTTTATGTGCGGCCAGAGAAGACCGTGGGGACGACAGAGAAAAATATGTACTTTGGCGGACTGAACTAAGCATAGTGGTATTCAACAGGTTTCCGTATAACAACGGACATCTTCTGATAGCACCAAAACGCCATATACCCGACCTGGAAACGGCTGCTGTTGAAGAAATCTTCGATATCGCAACTCTTGCACGGGATACGCAGATTATCCTTAAAAAAGCAATAAGCCCACAGGGCTTTAACGTCGGCTTAAATATCGGCAGATGCGCCGGCGCCGGACTGCCGGGACACCTGCATATGCACATCGTACCCAGATGGGACGGAGACACGGGTTTTATGTCCACATGCAGTGAAGTGGAGGTTATCAGCCAGTCAATGGACGAGCTCTACGATATGCTTATCGAGCTCAGCGGCGAAATGAATCTTCCTTCGAAAAAGTGCAAATAA
- a CDS encoding aldose epimerase family protein, giving the protein MSVQQRKFAQFQGNPITMYILSNKNGMKAEIIDYGAILVSLYVPDRGGNIADVTLGFDELESYAERSPYFGATVGRVANRIDSGSFTLDGVEYQLAKNENGRHHLHGGNKGFNNVIWRAQPLEEDDFSAVTLNYMSPDGEENYPGNLNVTVTYTLTDENELKIDFDAVADKATPVNLTHHSYFNLAAEHSADILGHEMEIFADSYTPVNDDLIPTGKIAPVAGTALDFTHPHAIGERIGQTQAGYDHNYILGNDEQTYILAARTYEPKSGRVMETYTNQPAIQFYSGNFLDGIKGKSGKTYSSHSAFCLEPQIHPNAVNTPGFPDAILRPGQRYRHNMAYVFSVR; this is encoded by the coding sequence ATGTCTGTTCAGCAAAGAAAGTTTGCCCAGTTTCAAGGCAATCCGATTACTATGTATATTCTGTCAAACAAGAACGGAATGAAAGCCGAAATTATTGATTACGGGGCAATTCTCGTCTCGCTCTATGTGCCGGACAGAGGCGGAAATATCGCCGACGTAACCCTGGGTTTTGACGAGCTTGAAAGCTACGCAGAACGCAGCCCGTACTTCGGTGCCACTGTCGGCAGAGTCGCAAACAGGATTGACAGCGGCAGCTTCACACTCGACGGTGTTGAATATCAGCTTGCCAAGAACGAGAACGGCCGCCACCACCTCCACGGCGGCAATAAGGGCTTTAACAATGTAATCTGGAGAGCCCAGCCTCTCGAAGAAGATGACTTCTCTGCCGTAACGCTCAACTATATGAGCCCCGATGGAGAAGAAAACTATCCCGGAAACCTCAACGTTACTGTAACATACACGCTCACCGACGAAAATGAGCTTAAGATTGATTTCGATGCTGTTGCAGACAAGGCTACCCCTGTAAACCTGACACACCACAGCTACTTCAATCTGGCTGCGGAGCACTCAGCCGACATACTCGGCCATGAGATGGAAATATTTGCAGACAGCTATACACCTGTAAACGATGATCTTATACCAACCGGCAAGATTGCCCCCGTCGCAGGAACCGCACTGGATTTTACCCACCCCCATGCAATTGGTGAACGAATCGGCCAGACACAGGCCGGCTATGACCACAACTACATTCTCGGCAATGACGAACAAACATATATCCTCGCCGCCAGAACATACGAGCCGAAAAGCGGCCGCGTAATGGAAACCTACACCAATCAGCCGGCGATTCAGTTTTACTCGGGTAATTTTCTTGACGGCATAAAAGGCAAAAGCGGCAAAACATACAGTTCGCACAGCGCATTCTGCCTGGAGCCGCAGATACACCCCAACGCGGTGAATACGCCGGGATTTCCTGATGCCATACTTCGCCCGGGCCAGAGATACAGGCACAATATGGCGTATGTATTCTCGGTTAGATGA
- a CDS encoding CsgG/HfaB family protein has translation MKLSVLTAFILVSGIVLAGRVEIVETEAIGEGKTRELAIEKALKEAVQKVNGVSVDTARYLLDMQTGQRSSLYTYDERRISVDDLSLKTEGTTVMQEFEGMVKTFDVISESKVEGGNYRVEIKAGVYKYPEDTSKLIRVAVLPVHVGEGLNLSGSFSESLSRRLSVLMVQSGRFDVLDRQYTNDYLAERNLLASDMVPDQERARLAQALGADYVFSGTVTNYLNSEITKNNPAIGRRISSREARLMMDYRLFDADTRKVAMADTYRMRMDDSDIRKLSREVTGEVYADEIPSEEVSDIVMEAAAADIVRRVLEYADPIRIESVDGGKVVIDVGGKLIQPEMTFTAFGGETLEKVVLQAVNVMYDHTLCRVVSGNPEILTVGMACKFATPGRRGMSVPGYISDPGRKSSVEKVQGGGVKMPFDK, from the coding sequence ATGAAACTTTCAGTTCTTACTGCTTTTATTCTTGTATCAGGTATTGTCCTGGCGGGCCGTGTAGAAATCGTAGAGACCGAAGCCATCGGCGAAGGCAAAACACGCGAGCTGGCAATCGAAAAAGCTCTAAAAGAAGCCGTGCAAAAGGTTAACGGAGTTTCTGTTGATACGGCCAGATATCTGCTTGACATGCAGACGGGACAGAGGAGTAGCCTCTACACCTACGATGAACGAAGAATCAGCGTTGATGATTTGAGCCTGAAAACCGAAGGAACCACGGTTATGCAGGAGTTCGAAGGTATGGTTAAGACATTCGATGTAATCAGCGAGAGCAAAGTAGAGGGCGGCAATTACAGGGTTGAGATAAAAGCCGGCGTGTACAAATACCCCGAAGACACCTCCAAGCTGATCCGTGTTGCGGTTTTGCCGGTACATGTGGGTGAGGGGCTGAATCTTTCAGGCAGTTTCAGTGAATCGCTTAGCCGAAGGCTATCTGTTCTTATGGTGCAGTCCGGCAGGTTTGACGTTCTTGACAGACAGTACACAAACGATTATCTGGCCGAGCGTAATCTTTTGGCATCAGATATGGTGCCGGACCAGGAAAGGGCAAGACTGGCACAGGCACTTGGGGCTGATTATGTCTTCTCCGGCACGGTCACAAATTATCTTAACAGCGAAATTACCAAAAACAATCCTGCTATCGGCCGAAGAATTTCCAGCCGTGAGGCAAGGCTTATGATGGACTACCGGCTTTTTGACGCCGACACACGCAAGGTGGCCATGGCGGATACCTACAGGATGCGTATGGATGACTCGGACATACGAAAACTTTCCCGCGAGGTTACCGGCGAAGTTTATGCTGATGAAATACCCTCTGAGGAGGTTTCAGATATTGTAATGGAAGCAGCCGCGGCTGATATTGTCCGCCGTGTTCTCGAATACGCCGATCCAATACGTATCGAGAGTGTGGATGGCGGCAAAGTTGTTATCGATGTCGGCGGCAAGCTGATCCAGCCTGAAATGACATTTACTGCATTTGGCGGGGAAACTTTGGAAAAAGTAGTTCTCCAGGCAGTCAACGTAATGTATGACCATACTTTATGCCGCGTTGTCAGCGGTAATCCGGAAATTTTAACCGTTGGCATGGCCTGCAAATTCGCAACACCGGGCCGCCGCGGAATGAGTGTGCCCGGCTATATTAGTGATCCGGGCCGTAAGAGTTCCGTGGAAAAGGTTCAGGGCGGCGGTGTAAAAATGCCGTTTGACAAATAA
- the lpoB gene encoding penicillin-binding protein activator LpoB — protein MRSILLAIAVGLIALSGCTTKTTNIDTSNDEGRPVMGLDYRDFDRASAELIESMVSSGVLNKPEGGRYVVATGRVVNDTMQRIDTDQLMAKVEEELMNTGKVVLTSALGGSGAKDDMVYQTRELRDNEEFDTETIAGKGQLIAPELSLSGKIIQKDVKIDKNETQVEYYFQILLTDISSGLRFWQNEVVLGKRGDRKSVSW, from the coding sequence ATGAGAAGCATACTTTTAGCCATTGCTGTTGGACTTATCGCGTTGAGCGGCTGTACCACTAAGACAACAAATATTGATACATCTAATGATGAGGGCCGTCCTGTGATGGGACTTGACTACCGTGATTTTGACCGCGCATCAGCGGAGCTGATCGAATCTATGGTTTCTTCCGGAGTTCTTAATAAGCCTGAAGGCGGAAGATATGTTGTCGCTACCGGCAGAGTGGTAAACGACACCATGCAGCGGATAGACACTGACCAGCTAATGGCCAAGGTCGAAGAAGAGCTTATGAACACCGGCAAGGTTGTTCTGACTTCAGCTCTGGGCGGCAGCGGCGCCAAAGATGACATGGTCTATCAGACCAGAGAGCTGCGTGATAATGAGGAATTTGACACTGAAACCATCGCCGGAAAGGGCCAGCTGATTGCTCCCGAGTTGAGTCTTTCTGGTAAGATAATACAAAAAGATGTGAAAATCGATAAAAATGAAACCCAGGTAGAATACTACTTCCAGATACTTTTGACAGATATCTCAAGCGGTTTGAGATTCTGGCAAAATGAGGTCGTCTTAGGAAAAAGAGGCGACAGGAAGAGTGTGTCCTGGTAA
- a CDS encoding YcfL family protein, which translates to MKSKCFIVLICASVIFLFGCAEKRAPGTSKVDERVVMGENVGSSGAATNPILTPFRKVISALKGEGLKVNEVIMRVNDKDLLEVQVKGYNQSFKTKKFQYKFVWLDESGFEIPTRSSVWKLGSAVAKNNFTIKEVAPSEKAVDFNLVTRDEF; encoded by the coding sequence ATGAAATCTAAATGTTTTATAGTTTTAATTTGTGCATCGGTTATATTTCTGTTCGGTTGCGCGGAAAAACGTGCCCCCGGCACGTCCAAAGTGGATGAGCGTGTTGTCATGGGAGAGAATGTAGGAAGCTCCGGCGCTGCCACTAATCCTATACTAACCCCATTTCGAAAGGTCATAAGTGCCCTCAAAGGAGAGGGGCTCAAAGTAAATGAAGTCATCATGCGTGTTAACGACAAAGATTTGCTTGAGGTACAGGTAAAGGGCTATAACCAGTCGTTTAAAACCAAAAAATTTCAGTACAAATTTGTCTGGCTCGATGAATCAGGTTTTGAAATACCAACACGCAGCAGTGTGTGGAAACTCGGTTCTGCCGTAGCCAAAAACAACTTTACCATAAAAGAAGTTGCTCCAAGCGAAAAGGCTGTTGATTTTAACCTTGTAACCAGAGATGAGTTTTAG